The following proteins are encoded in a genomic region of Corylus avellana chromosome ca4, CavTom2PMs-1.0:
- the LOC132178761 gene encoding UDP-glycosyltransferase 75C1-like: MNSRHFLLISRAAQGHINPTLELAKRLIRAGARVTFATTVRGLGQIKAFPSLDGLSYASFSDGFDDGIKPTDDPNHIMSEFKRVGSQTLTNLILRLSDEQHRVNFLIYTLLLPWAADVARDIGIPSAFLCIQSTAAFAIYHHYFNGRNGMHQIYNSNPPNSVQLQGLPPFASTDLPSFLLPTSPHASVTPTFQEHIRTLEKDANPCVLLNTFDALEEEAIKTVDNMNLTTIGPLIPDSSFGCDLFERSKDYLQWLSSKPTHSVIYVSFGSMVVMQRKQMDEILHGLVESGRPFLWVIRSTENGREEAEDLIKNKSEEEEEQGLIVPWCSQVEVLCHNSVGCCVTHCGWNSTLECMAAGVPVVACPHFSDQTTNAKLVEEVWGTGIKARVNEEGIVEREEMKKCVEMIMGGGGKGEEIRRNVERWKSLAVQAGKDGGSSQEHLKLFLEKLS; this comes from the coding sequence ATGAACAGCCGCCACTTCCTTCTCATATCCCGTGCTGCCCAAGGCCATATCAACCCAACCCTCGAACTAGCCAAGCGCCTCATACGCGCTGGTGCACGTGTCACCTTCGCCACCACCGTCCGCGGCCTCGGACAAATAAAAGCCTTCCCTTCCCTCGACGGCTTATCCTATGCGTCTTTCTCCGACGGCTTCGATGACGGAATCAAGCCCACCGACGACCCCAACCACATCATGTCCGAGTTCAAGCGGGTCGGGTCACAAACACTCACCAACCTGATTCTACGCCTCTCAGACGAGCAGCATCGGGTCAACTTCTTAATCTACACCCTCCTCCTCCCATGGGCCGCCGACGTGGCGCGTGACATCGGCATACCTTCCGCTTTTCTGTGCATCCAATCCACCGCAGCGTTTGCCATCTACCATCATTACTTCAATGGCCGAAACGGTATGCATCAGATCTATAATTCTAACCCTCCAAATTCTGTACAATTACAGGGTTTGCCACCCTTTGCATCCACCGACCTTCCTTCGTTTCTCTTACCAACCAGTCCGCACGCTTCAGTCACCCCCACCTTTCAAGAACACATCCGGACCCTGGAAAAAGATGCGAACCCATGCGTGCTTCTGAACACCTTTGATGCTCTGGAAGAAGAAGCAATCAAAACCGTCGATAATATGAATCTGACAACAATCGGACCGTTGATTCCCGATTCGTCGTTTGGATGTGACTTGTTTGAGCGCTCTAAGGACTATCTTCAATGGCTGAGCTCAAAGCCAACTCACTCTGTCATTTACGTGTCTTTTGGGAGCATGGTTGTGATGCAAAGGAAGCAAATGGATGAGATTTTGCACGGGCTAGTTGAGAGCGGCCGTCCATTCTTGTGGGTTATCCGATCTACAGAGAATGGAAGAGAAGAAGCAGAGGATCTGATAAAGAACAAGtcggaggaggaagaagaacaGGGGTTAATAGTGCCATGGTGCTCGCAGGTGGAGGTGCTCTGTCACAATTCAGTGGGGTGTTGCGTGACGCATTGCGGGTGGAACTCGACATTGGAGTGCATGGCGGCCGGAGTGCCGGTGGTGGCATGTCCGCATTTTTCGGACCAGACAACAAATGCGAAGCTGGTGGAGGAGGTGTGGGGGACTGGAATTAAAGCGAGAGTGAATGAAGAGGGGATCGTGGAGAGGGAAGAGATGAAGAAGTGCGTGGAGATGATAATGGGAGGTGGAGGGAAAGGGGAAGAGATAAGGAGGAATGTCGAGAGATGGAAAAGTTTGGCTGTGCAGGCTGGGAAGGACGGTGGTTCTTCACAGGAGCATCTCAAGCTTTTCTTGGAAAAGTTAAGCTAG
- the LOC132178560 gene encoding receptor-like kinase TMK4, with product MGHSRTLLCLSAFILLALSSFTAADDAAVMSELLAALTPAPSGWSASTGPCSWKNVNCDGGRVTSINLASQSLSGTLPSNLGSLTQLTSLSLQGNSFSGPLPSLANLSSLQKLYLDNNNFTSIPSGFFQGLTSLQTLSLSQNIDLAPWTIPNELTQATSLVTLYASSSNVVGSLPDIFDSFPSLTDLRLSYNNLTGPLPKSFGGSGIQNLWLNNQLNGLSGTIDVLSSMTQLYQVWLHKNQFTGPIPDLSKCTSLFDLQLRDNQFTGLVPDSLMSLPSLKNISLANNELQGPYPAFPSTVTTANDGTNSYCKTTSGPCDSQVTVLLEVAAALGYPIKLASSWQGNDVCVSWSYITCDSQKKVTNVNFAKLGFVGTISPAIANLTSLRVLNLNDNHLTGSIPDNLASLPDLQIFDVSNNNLTGSIPKFTSTVKFSSTGNPLLGTTTPSPGNGGGTSPGSNGTTPGSSAGTGSGGSSVSTGMIAGIVIAVVIFVVVVIFVSIKCYVGRRHRKFGRVENPENGKEVVKNGIIGGVNGYGGVPSELQSQSSGDPSDLPVFEGGNVAISIQVLRQVTNNFSEDNILGRGGFGVVYKGELHDGTKIAVKRMESVAMGSKGMNEFQAEIAVLTKVRHRHLVALLGSCVNGNERLLVFEYMPQGTLTQHLFDWQENGHSPLTWKQRVTIALDVGRGVEYLHSLAQQSFIHRDLKPSNILLGDDMRAKVADFGLVKNAPDGKYSVETRLAGTFGYLAPEYAATGRVTTKVDVYAYGVVLMELITGRKALDDSVPDERSHLVTWFRRVLINKDNIPKAIDQTLDPDEETMESIYKVAELAGHCTAREPYQRPDMGHAVNILSPLVEQWKPSSQEAEETNGIDLHMSLPQALQRWQANEGTSTVFNDMSYSQSQSSIPSKPSGFADSFDSMDCR from the exons ATGGGTCACTCGAGGACCCTTCTTTGTCTCTCTGCCTTCATTCTCCTCGCTCTTTCATCCTTCACCGCCGCCGATGACGCCGCCGTCATGTCCGAGCTCCTCGCCGCTCTCACCCCGGCCCCGAGCGGCTGGTCCGCCAGCACGGGCCCCTGTAGCTGGAAAAACGTGAACTGCGACGGCGGTCGTGTCACCTCCATCAACTTGGCTTCCCAGAGTCTGTCGGGGACTCTTCCCTCTAATCTCGGCTCTCTCACCCAgctcacctctctctctctccaaggGAACTCCTTCTCTGGCCCCCTACCCTCCCTCGCCAACCTCTCCTCTCTCCAGAAACTCTACCTTGACAACAACAATTTCACCTCCATCCCCAGCGGCTTCTTCCAAGGACTCACCAGCTTGCAGACCTTGAGCTTGAGTCAGAACATTGATCTTGCACCCTGGACTATCCCCAACGAGTTGACTCAGGCCACTAGCCTCGTCACGCTCTACGCCAGCAGTTCGAATGTGGTTGGGTCCTTACCGGATATCTTCGACAGCTTCCCGAGTCTGACGGATCTCCGGCTTTCATACAACAATCTCACTGGCCCTTTGCCTAAATCTTTTGGAGGATCTGGGATTCAGAACCTCTGGCTCAACAACCAGCTAAATGGCTTGTCGGGTACCATCGACGTGTTGTCTTCGATGACCCAGTTGTACCAGGTGTGGCTCCACAAGAACCAGTTCACGGGTCCGATCCCAGATTTGTCGAAATGCACAAGCTTGTTCGATCTTCAGCTCCGCGACAACCAGTTCACTGGCCTCGTCCCAGACTCATTAATGTCACTTCCCAGCTTGAAGAACATTTCTTTGGCTAACAATGAGCTCCAAGGTCCTTACCCTGCGTTCCCGTCCACTGTGACCACGGCCAATGACGGTACCAATAGCTACTGCAAGACCACCTCGGGGCCTTGTGATTCACAGGTGACGGTATTGCTCGAGGTCGCAGCGGCGTTGGGGTACCCGATCAAGCTAGCCAGTTCCTGGCAAGGTAACGACGTCTGCGTTAGTTGGAGTTATATTACATGCGATTCGCAGAAGAAGGTTACCAACGTGAATTTCGCGAAACTGGGTTTTGTGGGGACGATCTCACCAGCCATTGCGAATCTGACATCGTTGAGGGTTTTGAATCTAAATGATAATCACTTGACCGGTTCCATACCTGATAACTTGGCCTCCTTGCCGGACCTGCAGATTTTTGACGTTTCGAACAATAACCTTACTGGGTCGATACCGAAATTCACATCAACGGTGAAGTTCAGTTCGACCGGCAATCCGCTGCTTGGGACGACTACTCCGAGCCCTGGAAATGGAGGAGGTACATCCCCGGGTTCGAATGGCACAACGCCTGGGAGTTCGGCCGGAACAGGGTCGGGTGGTTCTTCCGTCTCTACCGGTATGATTGCTGGTATAGTTATTGCTGTGGTGATTTTCGTTGTGGTTGTGATATTTGTTTCGATTAAATGCTATGTTGGTAGGCGGCATAGGAAGTTTGGAAGGGTGGAGAACCCTGAAAATGGAAAGGAAGTTGTTAAGAATGGCATAATCGGTGGTGTGAATGGGTATGGAGGAGTGCCAAGTGAGTTGCAAAGCCAGAGCAGTGGTGATCCTAGTGATCTTCCTGTTTTCGAGGGTGGAAATGTCGCAATTTCAATCCAAGTTCTTAGACAAGTCACTAACAATTTTAGTGAAGATAACATTTTAGGCAGGGGGGGATTTGGAGTTGTGTACAAAGGAGAATTGCATGATGGGACTAAGATTGCTGTGAAGAGGATGGAATCTGTGGCAATGGGTAGCAAAGGAATGAATGAATTTCAGGCTGAGATTGCAGTCCTTACTAAAGTTAGGCATAGGCATCTGGTTGCGCTTTTAGGATCCTGTGTCAATGGCAATGAGAGGCTTTTGGTGTTCGAGTATATGCCTCAGGGGACGTTAACACAGCATTTGTTCGATTGGCAAGAGAATGGCCACTCTCCTCTTACTTGGAAGCAGAGGGTTACAATAGCATTGGATGTGGGACGAGGAGTGGAGTATCTCCACAGCCTAGCTCAACAAAGTTTCATTCATAGAGATTTAAAACCCTCCAACATACTTCTTGGGGATGATATGAGGGCCAAGGTCGCAGATTTTGGTTTGGTTAAAAATGCGCCCGATGGGAAGTACTCTGTGGAGACACGTTTGGCTGGGACATTTGGCTATCTCGCACCCGAGTATGCAG CTACTGGTAGAGTGACAACAAAAGTGGATGTGTATGCTTATGGAGTGGTTTTGATGGAGCTGATTACTGGTAGAAAAGCCCTGGATGATAGTGTGCCAGATGAGAGGTCTCATCTGGTCACATGGTTCCGTCGGGTTCTAATAAACAAGGATAACATACCCAAGGCCATTGATCAAACTCTTGACCCCGACGAAGAGACAATGGAGAGCATATACAAAGTAGCTGAGCTTGCAGGACATTGCACTGCTCGCGAGCCATACCAAAGACCAGATATGGGGCATGCAGTCAACATCTTAAGCCCTCTTGTAGAGCAGTGGAAACCATCTTCTCAAGAAGCAGAAGAGACCAATGGCATTGACTTACACATGAGCCTTCCTCAAGCTCTTCAAAGATGGCAAGCCAATGAAGGTACTTCCACAGTGTTCAATGATATGTCCTACTCCCAAAGTCAATCAAGCATCCCCTCAAAACCTTCAGGGTTTGCAGACTCGTTTGATTCAATGGATTGCCGATGA
- the LOC132178825 gene encoding UDP-glycosyltransferase 75C1-like has translation MNSRHFLLISRAAQGHINPTLELAKRLIRAGARVTFATTVRGLGQIKAFPSLDGLSYASFSDGFDDGIKPTDDPNHIMSEFKRVGSQTLTNLILRLSDEQHRVNFLIYTLLLPWAADVARDIGIPSAFLCIQSTAAFAIYHHYFNGRNGMHQIYNSNPPNSVQLQGLPPFASTDLPSFLLPTSPHASVTPTFQEHIRTLEKDANPCVLLNTFDALEEEAIKTVDNMNLTTIGPLIPDSSFGCDLFERSKDYLQWLSSKPTHSVIYVSFGSMVVMQRKQMDEILHGLVESGRPFLWVIRSTENGREEAEDLIKNKSEEEEEQGLIVPWCSQVEVLCHNSVGCCVTHCGWNSTLECMAAGVPVVACPHFSDQTTNAKLVEEVWGTGIKARVNEEGIVEREEMKKCVEMIMGGGGKGEEIRRNVERWKSLAVQAGKDGGSSQEHLKLFLEKLS, from the coding sequence ATGAACAGCCGCCACTTCCTTCTCATATCCCGTGCTGCCCAAGGCCATATCAACCCAACCCTCGAACTAGCCAAGCGCCTCATACGCGCTGGTGCACGTGTCACCTTCGCCACCACCGTCCGCGGCCTCGGACAAATAAAAGCCTTCCCTTCCCTCGACGGCTTATCCTATGCGTCTTTCTCCGACGGCTTCGATGACGGAATCAAGCCCACCGACGACCCCAACCACATCATGTCCGAGTTCAAGCGGGTCGGGTCACAAACACTCACCAACCTGATTCTACGCCTCTCAGACGAGCAGCATCGGGTCAACTTCTTAATCTACACCCTCCTCCTCCCATGGGCCGCCGACGTGGCGCGTGACATCGGCATACCTTCCGCTTTTCTGTGCATCCAATCCACCGCAGCGTTTGCCATCTACCATCATTACTTCAATGGCCGAAACGGTATGCATCAGATCTATAATTCTAACCCTCCAAATTCTGTACAATTACAGGGTTTGCCACCCTTTGCATCCACCGACCTTCCTTCGTTTCTCTTACCAACCAGTCCGCACGCTTCAGTCACCCCCACCTTTCAAGAACACATCCGGACCCTGGAAAAAGATGCGAACCCATGCGTGCTTCTGAACACCTTTGATGCTCTGGAAGAAGAAGCAATCAAAACCGTCGATAATATGAATCTGACAACAATCGGACCGTTGATTCCCGATTCGTCGTTTGGATGTGACTTGTTTGAGCGCTCTAAGGACTATCTTCAATGGCTGAGCTCAAAGCCAACTCACTCTGTCATTTACGTGTCTTTTGGGAGCATGGTTGTGATGCAAAGGAAGCAAATGGATGAGATTTTGCACGGGCTAGTTGAGAGCGGCCGTCCATTCTTGTGGGTTATCCGATCTACGGAGAATGGAAGAGAAGAAGCAGAGGATCTGATAAAGAACAAGtcggaggaggaagaagaacaGGGGTTAATAGTGCCATGGTGCTCGCAGGTGGAGGTGCTCTGTCACAATTCAGTGGGGTGTTGCGTGACGCATTGCGGGTGGAACTCGACATTGGAGTGCATGGCGGCCGGAGTGCCGGTGGTGGCATGTCCGCATTTTTCGGACCAGACAACAAATGCGAAGCTGGTGGAGGAGGTGTGGGGGACTGGAATTAAAGCGAGAGTGAATGAAGAGGGGATCGTGGAGAGGGAAGAGATGAAGAAGTGCGTGGAGATGATAATGGGAGGTGGAGGGAAAGGGGAAGAGATAAGGAGGAATGTCGAGAGATGGAAAAGTTTGGCTGTGCAGGCTGGGAAGGACGGTGGTTCTTCACAGGAGCATCTCAAGCTTTTCTTGGAAAAGTTAAGCTAG